A part of Desulfobacter sp. genomic DNA contains:
- a CDS encoding YbbR-like domain-containing protein: MPSGMPDFKHIPARFAAAGICFFLFLAVLQVSGCTVEPVETDILLPVDFANVPEGMVITQFHTNKIELRIKGNPGRIEKLNTETILYPADLYTDLEFDPAGASDSIEPGHYLLPVDRTRIPLDPAITILDISPSYLSVRLDKKITRTFKVTVPYSGEPAKGYMALAPAVDPPTVDLTGARTLIDGIKTLKTKPVDLGNAAEAFKKEIPLDLDNPLLFSADRPMFIVTVPIKPRTAVRTIEGIPIELRNRTGRVSIKPDRIDIEIKGPEDTLGAKAVLEQICAFMDLNGLKPGVYARHAYIDIPVDLVMTKASPQVFTVTIK, translated from the coding sequence ATGCCATCCGGAATGCCTGATTTCAAACATATCCCGGCCCGGTTCGCCGCCGCCGGGATATGTTTCTTTCTGTTCCTGGCCGTCCTGCAGGTCTCGGGCTGCACGGTGGAGCCCGTGGAAACGGATATCCTGCTGCCTGTGGACTTCGCCAATGTCCCCGAGGGCATGGTGATCACCCAGTTCCATACCAATAAAATCGAACTGCGGATCAAGGGCAACCCGGGCCGCATTGAAAAGCTGAACACGGAAACCATCCTCTACCCGGCGGACCTCTACACAGACCTGGAATTTGACCCGGCCGGCGCATCGGACTCCATCGAACCGGGCCACTATCTTCTGCCGGTGGACCGGACCCGGATCCCCCTGGATCCGGCCATCACCATCCTGGACATCAGCCCGTCCTACCTCAGCGTCCGCCTGGATAAAAAAATCACCCGGACCTTTAAGGTCACCGTCCCCTATTCCGGAGAACCGGCCAAGGGATACATGGCCCTGGCGCCGGCCGTCGACCCGCCCACGGTGGATCTCACCGGGGCCCGCACGCTGATAGACGGCATCAAAACCCTGAAAACCAAACCCGTAGACCTGGGAAATGCGGCCGAGGCATTCAAAAAAGAAATTCCCCTGGACCTGGACAATCCGCTGCTCTTTTCCGCAGACCGCCCCATGTTCATTGTTACGGTGCCCATAAAGCCCAGAACAGCGGTCCGGACCATTGAAGGCATTCCCATTGAACTGCGCAACCGGACCGGCAGGGTCAGTATCAAACCGGACCGGATCGACATTGAAATCAAGGGCCCGGAAGATACCCTGGGCGCCAAGGCGGTGCTGGAGCAAATCTGCGCATTCATGGACCTCAACGGCCTGAAACCAGGTGTCTATGCCCGCCACGCCTATATTGACATCCCTGTGGATCTGGTCATGACAAAAGCATCCCCCCAGGTCTTTACCGTCACAATCAAGTAA
- a CDS encoding type III pantothenate kinase: protein MLLVIDVGNTNTVIGVYENDQLKQDWRIRTVRENTADEFNILARALFADKGIQLTDITKTVISSVVPSSVRILNAFCERYLNLSPLWINPASVKQLMPILYSNPNEVGADRIVNAVAAYDKYKTAMIIIDFGTATTFDAITAKGEYLGGAICPGVMISSEALFQRASRLPRVEIFKAPERVIGDDTIESIKSGIIHGNAAMVDGMVARMAEEMGITPKVIATGGLAPLISQVSNAIESVDQSLTLDGLRIISRETGDNN from the coding sequence ATGCTGCTGGTGATTGATGTGGGCAATACCAACACGGTTATCGGTGTATATGAAAACGACCAACTCAAACAGGACTGGCGGATCCGTACGGTGAGGGAAAACACGGCCGACGAATTCAACATCCTGGCCCGTGCCCTGTTCGCCGACAAGGGCATCCAACTCACCGACATCACCAAAACCGTCATCTCCTCGGTGGTGCCGTCCTCGGTGCGGATACTCAACGCCTTTTGCGAACGCTACCTCAACCTTTCCCCCCTGTGGATCAATCCGGCCTCGGTGAAACAGCTGATGCCCATCCTCTACTCCAATCCCAATGAGGTGGGTGCGGACCGAATCGTCAATGCCGTGGCCGCCTATGATAAATATAAAACCGCCATGATCATCATCGACTTCGGCACGGCCACCACCTTCGACGCCATCACCGCCAAGGGGGAATACCTGGGGGGCGCCATCTGCCCCGGGGTGATGATCTCTTCAGAGGCCCTTTTCCAGCGCGCCTCCCGCCTGCCCCGGGTGGAAATTTTCAAGGCTCCGGAACGGGTCATCGGCGACGATACCATTGAAAGCATCAAATCCGGCATCATCCACGGCAACGCCGCCATGGTGGACGGGATGGTTGCCCGGATGGCAGAAGAGATGGGCATCACTCCCAAGGTCATCGCCACCGGCGGCCTGGCCCCCCTAATTAGCCAGGTTTCCAATGCCATCGAATCCGTGGATCAGTCCCTGACCCTGGACGGCCTGCGTATCATCAGCCGGGAAACCGGAGACAACAATTAG
- a CDS encoding efflux RND transporter permease subunit has translation MNLTAFAITKNRISLSLLAIVVLLGISMYKGLPRDSMPPYVVRVATIVSSFPGANPQRVEQLVSKNIEEVVQEIPEVKTITSQSRTGLSVVTVTLKDEVKKEGLQDIWDDLRRKLENMDTLPQGVTPNLKDDDVGVVYGIILGLVSHEFSYAQMEDVATRIRDDLITLPDSAKVVLGGVQEQQVVVEFDTARLSEYGLTVGKLKQIIQETNILESGGEINVGDKRLILEPTGNYDTIDALKKTIIPVGNDGETVYLEAITRIRKTYKSPATGLVRVNGKPAISLAISLKEEANIIALGKMVDEKLADYNRRLPLGFEVIRLASLDGYVQTSINDFVSNLLQSIGIVMAVMLVFLGLRTGLVVAALIPLVTIMTLMLMGVIHMGLNQVTLAALIMALGMMVDNAIVVSESFIVKMEGGQDRMAAAVETCKELMIPLLISTLTTSAAFLSFFLAESAMGDIMGPLFVVISFALISSWVMSLTIIPLLAYYFVKVKTKDNQAAQKSIFDLLNKGYIIMLGWVLKMKIVFIALMLAVFFISLKGFGLVPFIFFPDSDRNMITVDINLALGTKIEKTQAVVKAIEDHIIENLKTGPQRPKGITDWSSYIGEGPESYDQGYSPDEANSSYAHILVNTSSGEDNAWLIKDLDSFCFNAFPEADIQVSLLAQGGGGTPVEIRILGRDQDVLYRLAGETKAELGRIRGTKNVMDDWGPKLLKFVIDIDAAKARKAGVTNEDIAVSLQTGLSGVRAGTFREGQDSLAILMRSRQFSSQTLQDLENTNVFVQSSGKAVPLSQVARIIPQWDYAKIMHYDLFRSITITSGLRPEITASEVAGQIRSWLDEQSEEWPPGYGYEMGGDAENTQENMAAVTKYLPLSGCIILFLLILQFNAMRKTFMVLATIPLGIIGVVIGLIVFRSYFGFMAFLGVISLAGIVINNAIVLIDRIDIEQSEFGRPPAEAVTEACRQRFRPILLTTLTTTLGLIPLYLGGGSMWEPMAVSIMVGLLFGTCITLLFIPALYCILYKVKL, from the coding sequence ATGAATCTTACAGCCTTTGCCATCACGAAAAACCGTATTTCATTGAGCCTTCTGGCCATTGTGGTCCTTTTGGGCATCTCCATGTACAAGGGGCTTCCCCGGGACAGCATGCCGCCTTATGTGGTACGGGTGGCCACCATTGTTTCCAGCTTCCCCGGGGCCAATCCCCAGCGGGTGGAGCAGTTGGTGAGCAAAAACATTGAAGAGGTGGTCCAGGAGATCCCCGAGGTCAAAACCATTACCTCCCAGTCCAGAACAGGGCTTTCGGTGGTCACGGTCACCCTGAAGGATGAGGTGAAAAAGGAGGGGCTGCAGGATATCTGGGATGACTTGCGGCGGAAGCTGGAGAATATGGACACCCTGCCCCAGGGGGTGACGCCCAATTTAAAGGATGATGATGTGGGGGTGGTCTACGGCATCATCCTGGGCCTGGTTTCCCATGAGTTTTCCTATGCGCAGATGGAGGATGTGGCCACACGGATCAGGGACGATCTCATTACCCTGCCGGATTCGGCCAAAGTGGTTCTCGGGGGCGTACAGGAACAGCAGGTGGTGGTGGAGTTCGACACCGCCCGGCTCAGTGAATACGGCCTCACCGTGGGCAAACTCAAGCAGATCATCCAGGAGACCAATATCCTGGAATCCGGGGGTGAAATCAATGTGGGAGACAAGCGGCTGATTCTGGAACCCACGGGGAATTACGACACCATCGACGCCCTGAAAAAGACCATCATCCCGGTGGGTAACGACGGGGAAACGGTTTACCTGGAAGCCATCACAAGGATAAGAAAGACGTATAAATCCCCGGCCACGGGCCTGGTCCGGGTAAACGGGAAGCCGGCCATTTCCCTGGCCATTTCCCTGAAGGAAGAGGCCAATATCATCGCCCTGGGCAAAATGGTGGATGAAAAGCTGGCAGACTACAACCGCCGCCTGCCCCTTGGATTTGAGGTGATCCGCCTGGCCTCCCTGGACGGATACGTCCAGACATCCATCAATGATTTTGTCAGCAACCTTTTGCAGAGTATCGGCATCGTCATGGCGGTCATGCTGGTCTTTCTGGGGCTGCGCACCGGCCTGGTGGTGGCCGCCCTCATCCCCCTGGTGACCATCATGACCCTGATGCTCATGGGCGTCATCCATATGGGGTTAAACCAGGTGACCCTGGCCGCCCTGATCATGGCCCTGGGCATGATGGTGGACAATGCCATCGTGGTCTCGGAATCCTTTATTGTGAAAATGGAAGGGGGGCAGGACCGGATGGCGGCTGCCGTGGAAACCTGTAAAGAACTGATGATCCCGCTGCTTATTTCCACCCTGACCACTTCGGCCGCCTTCCTGTCTTTTTTCCTGGCGGAATCTGCCATGGGGGACATCATGGGGCCGCTCTTTGTGGTCATATCCTTTGCCCTGATCTCTTCATGGGTGATGAGTTTAACCATCATCCCCCTGCTGGCCTATTACTTTGTGAAGGTAAAGACAAAGGATAATCAGGCGGCCCAAAAATCAATTTTTGACCTGCTTAACAAGGGGTATATTATTATGCTGGGCTGGGTGCTGAAGATGAAAATCGTTTTCATCGCCCTCATGCTGGCTGTCTTTTTCATTTCCCTCAAAGGCTTCGGCCTTGTCCCGTTTATCTTTTTTCCGGACAGCGACCGGAATATGATCACTGTGGATATCAACCTGGCCCTGGGCACAAAAATAGAAAAGACCCAGGCGGTGGTCAAGGCCATTGAAGACCATATCATTGAAAATCTGAAAACCGGACCGCAGCGGCCCAAGGGGATTACCGACTGGTCTTCCTACATCGGTGAGGGACCGGAATCCTATGACCAGGGATACTCGCCGGATGAGGCCAACTCCAGCTACGCCCACATCCTGGTCAATACCAGCAGCGGGGAAGACAATGCATGGTTGATAAAGGACCTTGATTCCTTCTGCTTCAACGCATTCCCCGAAGCCGATATCCAGGTCTCCCTTCTGGCCCAGGGCGGGGGCGGCACCCCTGTGGAAATCCGTATCCTCGGCAGGGATCAGGATGTCCTCTACAGGCTGGCGGGTGAAACCAAAGCCGAACTGGGCCGGATTAGGGGCACCAAAAACGTGATGGACGACTGGGGGCCCAAACTCCTTAAGTTCGTTATTGATATTGATGCGGCCAAAGCCCGGAAAGCCGGGGTGACCAATGAGGATATTGCGGTGAGCCTCCAGACCGGCCTGTCCGGCGTGCGTGCCGGAACCTTCAGGGAAGGCCAGGATAGCCTGGCCATTCTCATGCGCAGCCGCCAGTTCAGCAGCCAGACCCTCCAGGATCTGGAAAACACCAATGTCTTTGTCCAGTCTTCGGGCAAGGCCGTGCCGTTAAGCCAGGTGGCCCGGATTATCCCCCAGTGGGATTATGCCAAGATCATGCATTATGATCTTTTCCGGAGCATTACCATCACCTCGGGCCTCCGGCCGGAAATCACGGCCAGCGAGGTTGCCGGGCAAATCCGGTCCTGGCTGGACGAACAGTCCGAAGAGTGGCCGCCGGGCTATGGATACGAAATGGGCGGGGATGCGGAAAACACCCAGGAGAACATGGCCGCCGTCACCAAATACCTTCCCCTGTCCGGATGCATCATCCTCTTTCTGCTGATTCTCCAGTTCAATGCCATGCGGAAAACATTCATGGTCCTGGCCACCATTCCCCTGGGCATCATCGGGGTGGTCATCGGCCTGATTGTTTTCAGGTCCTATTTCGGGTTCATGGCATTCCTGGGGGTGATTTCCCTGGCCGGCATCGTCATCAATAACGCCATTGTGCTCATCGACCGTATCGACATTGAGCAGAGCGAATTCGGGCGGCCTCCGGCAGAGGCGGTGACAGAGGCCTGCCGCCAGCGGTTCCGGCCCATCCTGCTCACCACATTGACCACCACCCTGGGATTGATCCCCCTCTACCTGGGGGGGGGATCCATGTGGGAGCCCATGGCGGTCTCCATCATGGTGGGGCTGCTTTTCGGCACCTGCATCACCCTGCTTTTTATCCCGGCATTGTATTGTATCCTGTATAAGGTTAAGTTATAG
- a CDS encoding efflux RND transporter periplasmic adaptor subunit, whose protein sequence is MKPFFVALVTCAVLACSGCSQNEPVETEKPQARPVRYTVLKSQTRTLKQTFSGTAAADREAVLSFKVAGTLKNIPVKVGDRVVSGSLLARLDETDLKVDLESARAGLKTSQADAKSAQTNVYTARSNYDRIQKLYENDNVSLSEFEQARGNYETSLAQLQAAKSRITTETSKLRAAENQLRYTRLTAPFEGIINTIAVEENEEISPGSPVLTLSGLGELDVNVDVSDLHISEIRAGMPCRVTFPALAHQAFEGRVTEVSYGASEAPTYPVTVSILSRDDRLRPGMAAEVRFDFGKAGEESGIYLPVDGVGEEQDENFVFVIVKGEGNLGTARKQKVVVGPLTGKGFLVKQGVAPGDMVATSGLQLLMDGMAVKLLDDPVNQW, encoded by the coding sequence ATGAAACCCTTTTTTGTAGCTTTAGTGACCTGTGCTGTATTGGCCTGCAGCGGATGCTCCCAAAATGAACCCGTTGAAACCGAGAAGCCCCAGGCCCGCCCGGTGCGGTATACGGTGCTCAAATCCCAGACCCGGACCCTGAAACAGACCTTCAGCGGGACGGCCGCCGCCGACAGGGAAGCTGTACTCAGTTTTAAAGTGGCCGGCACCCTTAAGAACATCCCCGTTAAAGTGGGGGACCGGGTGGTGTCCGGCAGCCTTTTGGCCCGGCTGGACGAAACCGATCTTAAAGTGGATCTGGAATCGGCCCGGGCCGGCCTGAAAACCAGCCAGGCTGACGCCAAATCCGCCCAAACCAATGTGTATACCGCCAGATCAAATTATGACCGGATTCAAAAACTCTATGAAAACGACAATGTCTCTTTGAGCGAATTTGAGCAGGCCCGCGGCAATTATGAAACGTCCCTTGCCCAGCTTCAGGCGGCCAAATCGCGCATCACCACTGAAACAAGCAAGCTTCGGGCGGCAGAAAATCAGCTGCGCTATACCCGCCTCACCGCACCCTTTGAGGGGATTATCAACACCATTGCTGTTGAGGAAAATGAGGAAATTTCTCCGGGAAGCCCTGTGCTTACCCTCAGCGGTTTGGGAGAGCTGGATGTCAATGTCGATGTATCTGATCTGCATATTTCCGAAATCCGGGCGGGGATGCCCTGCCGGGTGACCTTTCCCGCCCTGGCCCACCAGGCCTTTGAAGGCCGGGTGACCGAGGTCTCCTATGGCGCTTCCGAAGCCCCGACCTATCCGGTCACTGTCAGCATATTGTCCCGGGATGACCGGTTGCGTCCGGGGATGGCGGCCGAGGTCCGGTTTGATTTCGGAAAGGCCGGAGAGGAATCCGGGATCTATCTCCCCGTTGACGGGGTGGGGGAGGAGCAGGACGAAAATTTTGTATTTGTCATTGTAAAAGGTGAGGGGAACCTGGGGACGGCCCGTAAACAAAAAGTGGTTGTCGGTCCCCTCACCGGAAAGGGGTTCCTTGTGAAACAGGGGGTGGCCCCGGGCGATATGGTCGCCACTTCAGGCCTTCAGCTTCTGATGGACGGCATGGCGGTGAAACTCCTGGATGACCCGGTGAACCAATGGTAA
- a CDS encoding TolC family protein, whose protein sequence is MKIHYSVLVAVSLFLILLPASAPAKSGYKIAIITRVAENAAYRHQVVREINALLKSRGRVEYQEIQVAPYPLEKSLATIRALTADDTIDCIVGVGPEISDVLIRMGDFKIPVVATGIIDRKLQGLAMTAAGTSGIPNFNYIETHFDVERDFRTFKSLYDFHHLAILLPVDQTTMFHTLYTYFGRTLEQVDPASKLSIVDIDPARIEPGFPDIPPEADAVYLLPFFSENSDEQMKNIIQAVNERKLPSFALMGEKHVRMGAMASIAPERNLNAVSRRVAINVLDILEGRDAGTLPVSVVTYTENFVVNVETLREIDVYPGWEALEGARLLNLEKLSQGPGLQLKQVILEALDRNLDLLSARSDTRIQEMEAGMAGAALLPQVNLSAGLTQIDENRVEVSQTHPARTTVSGSAGVTQAVFADDLLANFSVQKLLTESRRCQEKTVLMDTVVAAGRAYIQVLFAMSSQAIQNNNLEMTRKNFDIARSKAAVGAVDASEVSRWESEMAANLISLNDVFRDLQLARMSLNQVLDRPIDREFTPEDVGPVAGIELMITDPEVYGLLGNLKRLKRFSDFLILEADRNLPELKGIKEDIRSQERVVLNRERALYLPDISLKGSVDKIVEEFDARQKTPGELDHPWSVSLMASWPIFRGGADKKDLAQSRERLRQLYIAERNLRSQLHLNIRSKLETASVSAREIELSEKGLAAALKNFEIVQAGYAEGRNSVTDLIDAQNARLRSERAAAAAKYQFVLDFLELERAMGRFYFLDTPEQKSAFLSRLREYMDTTPTKDDRKNG, encoded by the coding sequence ATGAAGATCCACTATTCTGTTTTGGTTGCGGTGAGTTTGTTCCTGATTCTGCTGCCCGCCTCGGCCCCGGCCAAGTCCGGCTATAAAATAGCAATTATCACCAGGGTGGCGGAGAATGCCGCCTACCGGCACCAGGTGGTCCGGGAAATCAATGCCCTTCTGAAAAGCCGGGGGCGGGTGGAATACCAGGAGATCCAGGTGGCGCCCTATCCCCTGGAAAAAAGCCTGGCAACAATCCGGGCTCTCACGGCCGATGATACCATTGACTGTATTGTGGGGGTGGGGCCTGAAATTTCCGATGTCCTTATCCGCATGGGGGATTTTAAAATCCCTGTGGTTGCGACCGGCATCATAGACCGGAAACTCCAGGGGCTGGCCATGACGGCGGCGGGCACCAGCGGCATCCCGAATTTCAACTATATTGAAACCCACTTTGATGTGGAACGGGATTTCAGGACCTTCAAGAGCCTGTATGATTTTCATCACCTTGCCATCCTGCTGCCCGTCGATCAGACCACCATGTTTCATACCCTTTATACCTATTTCGGGCGCACCCTCGAACAGGTTGACCCGGCGTCAAAACTCTCCATAGTGGACATTGATCCGGCCAGGATTGAGCCGGGATTTCCAGACATTCCCCCGGAGGCGGATGCGGTCTACCTGCTGCCGTTTTTTTCAGAAAACAGCGACGAACAGATGAAAAATATCATCCAGGCGGTGAACGAGAGAAAGCTGCCCTCCTTTGCCCTGATGGGGGAGAAACATGTCCGCATGGGCGCCATGGCATCCATTGCGCCGGAGCGGAATTTGAACGCAGTCTCCCGGCGGGTGGCCATCAATGTGCTGGACATTCTGGAGGGCCGGGATGCCGGCACCCTGCCCGTATCCGTGGTGACATATACGGAAAATTTTGTGGTGAATGTGGAGACCCTGCGGGAAATAGATGTTTATCCCGGTTGGGAGGCTTTGGAGGGGGCCCGGCTGCTGAATCTGGAAAAACTCAGCCAGGGGCCGGGGCTGCAGCTTAAACAGGTTATTCTGGAAGCCTTGGACCGTAACCTGGATCTCTTGTCGGCCCGGTCCGATACCCGTATCCAGGAGATGGAAGCCGGCATGGCCGGGGCGGCCCTGCTGCCCCAGGTTAACCTTTCTGCGGGGCTGACCCAAATTGATGAAAACCGGGTTGAGGTCTCCCAAACCCATCCGGCCCGGACCACTGTGTCCGGCAGTGCCGGTGTCACCCAGGCCGTGTTTGCCGATGATCTGCTGGCGAATTTTTCGGTCCAGAAGTTACTAACCGAGTCCCGGCGATGCCAGGAAAAAACCGTATTGATGGATACGGTGGTTGCCGCCGGCCGGGCCTATATCCAGGTACTCTTTGCCATGAGCTCCCAGGCCATTCAGAACAATAACCTGGAGATGACCCGGAAGAATTTTGATATTGCCCGGAGCAAGGCGGCCGTCGGTGCGGTGGACGCTTCGGAGGTCAGCCGGTGGGAAAGTGAAATGGCCGCCAATCTCATCAGTCTCAACGATGTCTTCCGTGATCTCCAGCTGGCACGGATGAGCCTGAACCAGGTGCTGGACCGGCCCATCGACAGGGAATTCACCCCGGAGGATGTCGGTCCTGTGGCCGGAATTGAACTCATGATCACAGACCCGGAGGTTTACGGGCTGCTGGGGAATCTTAAGCGGTTAAAGCGGTTCAGCGATTTTCTGATCCTTGAAGCCGACAGAAATCTGCCGGAGCTCAAGGGGATCAAAGAAGATATCCGGTCCCAGGAACGGGTGGTCCTGAACCGGGAACGGGCGCTCTACCTGCCGGACATAAGCCTTAAAGGGAGTGTGGACAAGATCGTGGAGGAATTTGATGCCCGGCAGAAAACCCCTGGGGAGCTGGATCATCCCTGGTCGGTTTCCCTGATGGCCTCCTGGCCCATTTTCAGAGGCGGTGCGGACAAGAAGGATCTGGCCCAGAGCCGGGAACGGCTCCGTCAATTGTATATAGCGGAACGGAACCTGAGAAGCCAGCTACACCTGAACATCCGGTCAAAACTTGAAACCGCATCGGTTTCTGCCCGGGAGATCGAATTGTCGGAGAAAGGGCTGGCAGCGGCATTGAAAAATTTTGAGATCGTCCAGGCCGGATATGCCGAGGGGCGCAATTCGGTGACGGATCTTATTGACGCCCAGAATGCCAGGCTGCGAAGCGAACGGGCCGCGGCCGCGGCCAAGTATCAATTTGTATTGGATTTTCTGGAACTGGAACGGGCCATGGGCCGGTTTTATTTCCTGGACACACCTGAACAGAAATCGGCGTTTCTCAGCCGGCTCAGGGAATATATGGATACAACCCCAACCAAAGACGACAGGAAAAACGGATGA
- a CDS encoding PAS domain S-box protein encodes MDDPKKIKARLEYLEEVNRSRIQALDMIRDIGGIHDSISRLEDPGTILETCRKQVRKLIPATTLAFYLVDEKSSDFNLESCTPAAQRDMVEAEIEEFIKDGTFSRAVLEKGPVIAGSRDFSANFLFHVLATTSRVRGMCVVVLEGNTRKVPDAALGLISILMTHCANALESHALYTQLKSANEMLREKVGQLSKSQSYLQNEVAAHVKTLDALGKSELQYRLLAESAREIIMTISEEGRILYVNPYCIALGKYGNGDLNAMDVNDVLEGVGRLDHRFSQGASQVRQASLVVKDGGRVPLEISIVPIAAGNGGELLVTGRDISEHLRAEAEKERLEERLWQARKMESIGLLAGGTAHDFNNLLGIIFNYTDLAVECLPEDHPAVSYLGHVETASNQARDLARQLYAIGREDHHQTSLIDVNKEMMQLMKLLKSSLGKKMTFVFEPGPDPLMVRAEATRIRQILMNLISNASHATVRGKIKMGGERVAVETGSFQEGLGITPGPFVRFWVKDSGTGIDPDTLPHIFEPYYSTKKEEGNAGLGLAVVHGIVKNYGGAVDVETSPPQGSCFFIYLPEAV; translated from the coding sequence ATGGATGATCCCAAAAAAATAAAGGCACGCCTTGAATACCTGGAAGAGGTCAACCGGTCCAGGATTCAGGCCCTGGATATGATCCGGGATATCGGCGGGATCCATGACAGCATCAGTCGGTTAGAAGATCCCGGAACCATACTGGAAACCTGCCGGAAGCAGGTCCGGAAGTTGATTCCCGCCACCACCCTGGCCTTCTATCTGGTGGATGAAAAGAGTTCTGATTTCAACCTTGAGAGCTGCACGCCGGCAGCGCAGCGGGACATGGTCGAAGCAGAAATTGAAGAATTCATCAAAGACGGCACCTTTTCCCGGGCGGTTCTTGAAAAGGGGCCGGTGATCGCCGGCTCCCGGGATTTCTCCGCCAATTTTCTCTTCCATGTCCTGGCCACAACCTCCCGGGTAAGGGGCATGTGTGTGGTTGTGCTGGAGGGAAATACCCGGAAGGTGCCCGATGCCGCCCTGGGGCTTATCTCCATCCTCATGACCCATTGCGCCAATGCCCTGGAAAGCCATGCTCTTTATACCCAGCTTAAATCCGCCAATGAGATGCTCAGGGAAAAGGTGGGCCAGCTTTCCAAATCCCAGTCCTATCTGCAGAATGAGGTGGCCGCCCATGTCAAGACCCTGGATGCCCTGGGTAAAAGCGAGTTACAATACCGGCTTCTGGCGGAATCCGCCCGGGAAATTATCATGACCATCTCTGAAGAGGGGCGGATCCTCTATGTGAACCCCTATTGCATCGCCCTTGGGAAATACGGCAATGGCGATCTGAACGCAATGGATGTCAACGATGTACTTGAGGGCGTCGGCCGCCTGGACCACCGGTTTTCCCAGGGGGCATCCCAGGTTCGGCAGGCCTCCCTGGTGGTAAAGGACGGGGGCCGGGTGCCCCTGGAGATATCCATTGTCCCCATTGCCGCCGGCAATGGGGGGGAGCTGCTGGTCACGGGCCGGGATATTTCAGAGCACCTCAGGGCCGAGGCGGAGAAAGAACGCCTGGAAGAACGGCTGTGGCAGGCCCGGAAAATGGAATCCATCGGACTGCTGGCCGGGGGAACGGCCCATGATTTCAATAATCTGCTGGGGATCATTTTTAATTATACCGACCTCGCCGTTGAATGCCTGCCCGAAGACCATCCGGCCGTCTCCTATCTGGGCCACGTGGAAACCGCATCCAACCAGGCCCGGGACCTGGCCCGCCAGCTCTATGCCATCGGCCGGGAGGACCATCATCAGACCTCTCTGATTGATGTGAACAAGGAGATGATGCAGTTGATGAAACTGCTGAAATCCTCCCTGGGCAAAAAAATGACCTTTGTCTTTGAGCCCGGCCCGGATCCTTTGATGGTCCGGGCTGAAGCGACCCGGATCCGTCAGATTCTGATGAATTTGATTTCCAATGCCTCCCATGCTACCGTCCGGGGCAAAATCAAAATGGGGGGAGAGCGTGTGGCGGTTGAAACCGGATCTTTTCAGGAGGGATTGGGGATTACCCCCGGACCATTTGTCCGGTTCTGGGTAAAGGATTCAGGTACGGGCATTGATCCGGACACCCTGCCCCATATTTTTGAGCCCTATTATTCCACCAAAAAAGAGGAGGGAAATGCCGGCCTGGGCCTGGCAGTGGTTCACGGTATTGTCAAAAACTACGGCGGGGCCGTGGATGTGGAGACCAGCCCCCCCCAGGGCTCCTGCTTTTTTATTTATCTTCCCGAGGCCGTTTAG